The Streptomyces sp. 135 sequence GCCGGGACCGTCGCCCTCGTCGAGCTGGCCGGCCGTATCCGGCAGAACCAGGAGCTTTACGCGAAGTACCGCAAAACATTCAACGAACGCATCGAGCAATACCTCACTCTCACTCCACCGCAACGGCGACACGGCATCGAGGAACTCGGGAAACTGCTGAACGGCACCCCGACCCACTCGGTGATGACCGAGATCCTGGACACGCCGCGTGCTACGTGATGTGAAATGAACTTCAGCGACCTCGAGCCGCGTTGAGCAGGTTCAGTACGTCCCCGGCAATCCCTATTGCAGGCGGCTGGCAAGGGAACGCGTTGCGCTCCTCCGTGGTTTTCGCCCGATCCCGGAACACTGGACGGCGGAGTCGAATCGCACAGTGGTGCGAGGCGTCATACCAGAGCGGGACGCACCCCCGCTGACTTTGTCAACTGCCCACCGCACATGATGCGCCGCCGACTACCGTGAGTGTCCGTCGGGCGACACAGCGATCACGGCGCAGGCATGCCATCGCGACCTGTCGGCCGGCACGGCGATGCCGAAACCATGCCGAACCTGCCGAAAACCATGCCGCAAAAGGGAGTCGGGCCGCCCGCTGGAGCCCCGTCGCCACGTACCTAGGACGCAGATGTCTCACCTACGCGCACCGGCCGCCCGCGCAGACCGCCGTGAGGGCGGCCGGCACGGCAGGCCCGGGAGCCGCACCGCCACCGCCCTGCCCGAGACCCACATACGGCCGCAGCTCCTGCGTATCGCCGTGCTGCCCGCAGTCGCCGTAGGTCTGAGCGCCTGCGCGGCCGTGCTGTTCACGCTGCGGACGACCGGAGCGCGCCCCGGCCCCGCCCTGCTCGCCGTCCTCACCGCCGCGGCGCTCGTCGGGCTCACCGGCATCGTGGTCGCCGCCGTGGCGGCCGACCGTGCCGCCAGATCCGTGCGCGACCGGGTCGGCGCCCTGCGCCGCGCCACCGCGCGCGGCCAGTCCGAGCTGTGCGATGTCGTCGAGCGGCTGCGCCGCGGCGACGGACCGCCCGCGCGCGGGACGCCGCCGCGGACCCGGCCGGACGGCGACGAGTTCGACCGGCTCGCCGACGAGCTGACCCGCGCCCAGGACGTCGCCGTCGACGCCGTCCTCCAGGCCGCGCAACTCTCCAGCCACGCGGGCAGCGAACAGAAGGTCGAGGTCTTCGTCAATCTCGCCCGGCGCCTCCAGTCGCTGGTGCACCGCGAGATCTCCCTGCTCGACGAGTTGGAGAACGAGGTCGAGGACCCCGAGCTGCTCAAGGGGCTCTTCCACGTCGACCATCTCGCGACCCGCATCCGCAGGCACGCCGAGAACCTCGCCGTGCTCGGCGGCGCCGTCTCACGCCGCCAGTGGAGCAGCCCCGTCTCGATGACCGAGGTGATGCGCTCCGCCATCGCCGAGGTCGAGCAGTACTCCCGCGTCAAGCTCGTGCCGCCCATCGACGGCACCCTGCGCGGGCACGTGGTGGCCGACGTCATCCACCTGCTCGCCGAACTCGTCGAGAACGCCACGGTGTTCTCCGCGCCGCACACCCAGGTCCTGCTGCGCGCCAACCTCGTGACCGCCGGGCTCGCCGTCGAGGTCGAGGACCGGGGCCTCGGCATGCCCCTCGCCGAGCAGAACAAGATGAACCGGCTGCTCGCCGACCCCGACCAGGTGAACGTGGCGAGTCTGTTGCAGGACGGGCGTATCGGCCTCTTCGTGGTCTCCGCGCTCGCCCGCCGGCACGGTGTCGCGGTCCGGCTCCAGGCCAACATCTACGGCGGGGTGCAGGCCGTACTGATCCTGCCGCAGGAACTGCTGGGCGCCGAACCGCTGGACGAGCCCGCCGCCCGCCCGAGTCCGGCCGCGGAGGCGGTGGCCCCGGGCGCCCCCGACGGCGTATTGGACGCGCCCGCAGGACCCGCTCTGCCCGCCGGGCGTCGTGACGAGCAGGACTCGCGGGACGTACGCGGTGACTGTGAGCCGGAGCCGCCGGCGTCCGCCCGGCCGGAGCTCCGCCAGGAGTCCGTGTCCGTGCCGCTCCAGCCGCTCCAGCCGCGGCACGACACGGCGACCGACCAGGCCGGAACCCGGCCCCGCCCCCTGCCCGTGCGCGGCGCCCGCCAGGACCGGCCGACGCCCGCCGACGCCGTCCCCGGCATCCGCCCGAGGACCGGCAGGCCGCGGCCGAGCACGCCGCCGCGCCGCTGACGCCCTCGGCGGGGCCGTGCGGGGCGGGTCGGCAGGCCCCGGCTCCCCAAACGGCGCGCGCAGGAACACATCGCGCCCCAGCTGCGGGACTCCCCGGCGCCGCGCCCCGACAGCGACCACCTCGTGGGCCACGACCCGGGGCTGATGGCCGCGTTCCAGCGCGGCATCGGGCTGGCCCAGGCGCAGGACGCGCGCGACCCCACCCCCTGGGAGAACGGCACCGGCCGCCCCCGCGACGGAAGCGCACCCGGCGACGGCGGCCTCCCCCGGGACGGCGACGGCAGCGGCCAAGGCGGCTGAGCAGCACGATGACGCCCCAGCACCCTCCACCACCTCTGCACACGCAGACCCTCGTACGTCGTATCTCAAGGAGTCGATCCACCATGGCGAGCGATGCGCCGACCGGCCATGTATCCGATCTCGACTGGCTGATGAGCGGACTCGTGCAGCGCGTGCCGCACACCCGCAGCGCCGTCCTGCTCTCCTCCGACGGGCTCGTGAAGTCGGTGCACGGCCTCGACCCGGACAGCGCCGACCACATGGCGGCCCTCGCCTCGGGCCTCTACTCGCTCGGGCGCAGCGCCGGCATCCGGTTCGGGGACGGCGGAGACGTCCGGCAGGTCGTCGTGGAGCTCGACTCCACGCTGCTGTTCGTCTCCACGGCGGGCTCCGGTACCTGCCTCGCGGTGCTCGCGGGCCGCGACGCGGACGCGGCCGTCCTCGGCTACGAGATGGCGATGCTGGTCAAGAGCGTGCGTCCGTACCTGATCACCGCGCCCCGGCAGCCGGCCGGGGAACCCGCGCCGATGAGGCGCTGACCATGGCGGCCCCGCACGACGGGCCCTGGCTCGACGACGCCGCGGGACGGCTCGTCCGTCCCTACACCGTCAGCGACGGACGGACCAGACCGACCACGCAACTCGACCTGCTCTCCCAGGTGATGGCCACCGGCTCGACCCCGCTCGGTTACCTCGGGCCCGAGCACTCCGCGGCCCTCGGTCTCTGTGGAGCCCCGGCCTCCGTCGCCGAGATCGCGGCCCAGCTGAAGCTGCCCGCGGTCGTGACCAAAGTGATCCTCTGCGATCTCCTCGACTCCGGGGCTCTCACCATGAAAACCCCGGACTTCTACCACAACCCCACTGACCGGTCCCTGTTGGAGGCAGTGCTCGATGGATTACGACGACAGCTCTGACCCCTTCCCCACCGCCCTGAAGATCCTGGTCGCCGGTGGTTTCGGGGTCGGCAAGACGACCTTCGTGGGCGCGGTCAGCGAGATCGCGCCGCTGAGCACCGAGGAACTGCTCACCACGGTCAGCGAGGCCACCGACGACCTGTCGGGCGTGGAGGACAAGACCACGACGACGGTGGCCATGGACTTCGGACGCATCACGCTCGACCCCGAACACGTGCTGTACCTCTTCGGCACACCCGGCCAGGAGCGGTTCTGGTTCATGTGGGACGAGCTCTCCGAAGGCGCGCTCGGCGCGGTGGTGCTCGCCGACACCCGCCGCCTGGAGGACTGCTTCGCCGCCGTGGACTTCTTCGAACAGCGCGGCATGGGCTTCATCGTCGCGATCAACGAATTCGACGGTGCCTACCGCTACGAACCCGAAGAGGTGCGTTCCGCGATCGACCTCGACCCCGAGGTGCCCGTCGTGCGCTGCGACGCGCGCATCTCCAGCTCGGGCATCCAGACGCTCCTCGTCCTCGTCAAGCACCTCATCAACCACGCCCCGGCGCCCAGCTACGGAGCCTACACATGATGCCCGACCGGCACCTGCTGCTCACCCCCGTCGACAAGGAGGCGCCCGCGCGCGTGCGGCGGCTGCGCGGGCTGGGCATCGGAGACCGGCCCGATGCGGCCCTCGACCTCTTCGCGGACCGGCTCGCGGAGCTGACCGGCGCGCCGTACGCGATGGTCAACTTCATCGACGAGAACCGGCAGTTCTTCGCCGGGCTGCACACCCCGGAGGGCACGCGCCCCGGCACGGACCTGGCCGCCGCGGCGGCCGGTGGCCTCGGCCGCTACATGGCCCGCGACCACGGGTACTGCCCACATGTGGTGGTGCGCCGCAAGGCACTCGTCCTGGAGGACGTCTGCGACTATCCGCGGTTCGCGGGCAACCCCGTCGTGGACGAGATCGGCATCCGCTCCTACCTGGGCGCGCCCCTCATCGACCGTACGGGCATCGCGCTCGGCACGGTCTGCGTCGTCGACGTCGAGCCGCGCCGCTGGGGGCGGGCGGGGCTCGACACGATCAAGATGCTGGCCGCGGAGCTGGTCGAGCAGATCCACCGGCGGGAGGACGGCGGCATCTGACGCCCGTCCAACGCCGGTCACAGCTCCAGTTCCGTCCCGTCGGGGAAGCGGACGCGGACGCGGACCCGTACGCCGTCGTCGTCCACGGCACAGGTGACGGACGCGCGCAGCGCCCGCGGGTCGACCGTGTCCCGCGAGAGGGCGACCAGCGTGACGTGGACGCCGGGCCCGCCCGGGTGCTGAGGGAGGGTCAGGAACGGTGTCGCGGAGTGCGGTCCGTAGGCGTTGGCGGCGACCTCGCGGGCGATGCCCGTCTCCTCGTGCCAGCCGTGCAGCGCGACCACGGCGCTGATGAGCCCCGCCGAGGTACGGGCGAGCGCCCAGCCGGGACCGCGTTCGGCGTGCGGAGGTGTTCCGTCCGCCACCGCGTGGCCGCCCTCGCGGACCGCCGCGCCCTCGGGGGCCCGCAGCCGGTGCGCGCGGATCTCCCAGGGGCCGTGCAGGGCGCTCGTCGTCACGACGGGGAACGGGTCGTCGTGGCCCGGCAGCCGGGCGTCGTGGCGGGACGAGGCGAGGCGTCCCTCGCACGTCAGAGGGTGGATGCGCAGGCGGCGCGAGGGCGTGCCGTCGGCGGCGATGAGGGCGAGGTGGCCGTCGACGGTACGCTCCCACGCGCGCGGGGCGGTCTCGGGGGCCGTCGCCGTCGAGTAGCCGAACTTGGCGTAGTGCGGGTCGTCCTGGGCCGGGCCTTCGAGGGGGTTGTGGTCGCTGCCGTGGTTGACCAGCCGCACGATGCCGTCGTGCCGGGTGCCGTGCAGGAGCCAGCCGGGTGCGGGGAGCGCGGTGTACTGGTCGGACTCCTCGACGGGCAGCGGGAGTTCGCGTTCCGTCCACACCGGGTGGTCGGCGGGCAGCAGCAGGCCGAGGAAGCCCTTGCTCGCCCAGTACGGTGATGCCGGACCCGAGTAGGCCTGGGTGGCGGGCAGGAACGTCCCGTACCAGCCGAGCGGCAGCAGGCCCCGCTCGTCGGGCACGCCGCGCTCCACGAAGTGCCGGGCCGTGCCGGAGGCGAGGCGCCGGGTCAGGCCCGGGGCGAGCGGCGTGCAGTTCGCGAGGGCGCCCATCCACACGGGTGCGGCGGCGGCGAAGCGGTAGGTGAGTGAGCGCCCCTGGTGGACGGGGGCACCGTCGCCGCCGAAGAAGTGGGGGTAGGTCGTGAGGAACCGGCCGAGGCGCTCGCGGTAGACCTCGGCGCGTCCTCCGTCGCCACCAGGGCCCGCCATCCGCGCCCACAGCAGCGGATAGAGGTGCATCGCCCAGCCGTTGTAGTAGTCGTAGTTGCGCCCGTCGCCGTCGCTGTACCAGCCGTCGCCGCGGTACCAGTCCTCGATGCGGTCCAGGCCGCCCTCGATGTCGGCCTTGCGGTACGGGGCGCCGACCGAGGCGAGGAACTGCTCGGACACCACTTGGAAGAGACGCCAGTTGTTGTCCCAGGTCTGCGCGCCGACGAACCGGGAGAACCAGTCGACCACCCGCTCCTGGACCCGGGCGTCGAGCGTGTCCCAGATCCAGGGTCGGGTCTCGTGCAGGCCGATCGCGATCGAGGCGGCCTCGACCATCTGCTGGGACCGGTCGGTGAGTTCGGGCCACGCCTCGCCACTGCCACGGTCGGTGCCCGCCGCCAGCCCTCGCGCGTAGCGTTCCACGAGGCGGGGGTCCACCTCGCCGCCCGCCCCCGCGATCCGGAAGGAGGCCAGCAGGAAGGAGCGCGCATATCCCTCAAGCCCGTCCGACACCACCCCGGACCAGCTCGCCCGCCCCGGCAGCCGGTACTGCGCGAACCTCGGCGTAGCGTGCGGAACCAACGCCTCCAACTGCCGATCAGCAAGCGCCTCCCAGTGCGCGCGGCTCCACCCGGTGAACGGCGACAGAACACGGTCGCCGGGCGGCAGAAACAGATGAGGTGCTACGGCCATGGACGTCCGCCACTCCTGGTCAGTGATGGGATGGACAAGCCCCTAAGGGGCCGCCCCTTAAGGGGCGCGGGGAACTGCGCGACAAGCCACGATGAACCCGCACACGACAACCGACGGACGGCGGCGGACAACTCACACCACCTCCACCGCATGCGTCCGCCCCCGAGAACCCCCCACCCGCACGGTCACCACACCCCGCCGCCCCACCACGACGGACACCGATTCATCCGCCCGCCGAACCCCCCGCACAGCAAAGGGCAGTTCCACCCGCACCGTGACCCCCGTACGCCCCGGATCCGCCACAGCCACCGACGCACCCCCACGCCCCCGCCGCACCAGGACCGTGCACGGGCCCGACGCCGCCAGCCCCGCCACCACACCGGCCCGCCAGAAATGCACGGCGAGCACCCCGGACCGGCGCGCCTCGACCGCCTGCGCGACCGC is a genomic window containing:
- a CDS encoding roadblock/LC7 domain-containing protein, giving the protein MASDAPTGHVSDLDWLMSGLVQRVPHTRSAVLLSSDGLVKSVHGLDPDSADHMAALASGLYSLGRSAGIRFGDGGDVRQVVVELDSTLLFVSTAGSGTCLAVLAGRDADAAVLGYEMAMLVKSVRPYLITAPRQPAGEPAPMRR
- a CDS encoding DUF742 domain-containing protein, encoding MAAPHDGPWLDDAAGRLVRPYTVSDGRTRPTTQLDLLSQVMATGSTPLGYLGPEHSAALGLCGAPASVAEIAAQLKLPAVVTKVILCDLLDSGALTMKTPDFYHNPTDRSLLEAVLDGLRRQL
- a CDS encoding ATP/GTP-binding protein, encoding MDYDDSSDPFPTALKILVAGGFGVGKTTFVGAVSEIAPLSTEELLTTVSEATDDLSGVEDKTTTTVAMDFGRITLDPEHVLYLFGTPGQERFWFMWDELSEGALGAVVLADTRRLEDCFAAVDFFEQRGMGFIVAINEFDGAYRYEPEEVRSAIDLDPEVPVVRCDARISSSGIQTLLVLVKHLINHAPAPSYGAYT
- a CDS encoding GAF domain-containing protein, with amino-acid sequence MMPDRHLLLTPVDKEAPARVRRLRGLGIGDRPDAALDLFADRLAELTGAPYAMVNFIDENRQFFAGLHTPEGTRPGTDLAAAAAGGLGRYMARDHGYCPHVVVRRKALVLEDVCDYPRFAGNPVVDEIGIRSYLGAPLIDRTGIALGTVCVVDVEPRRWGRAGLDTIKMLAAELVEQIHRREDGGI
- a CDS encoding DUF2264 domain-containing protein, with the translated sequence MAVAPHLFLPPGDRVLSPFTGWSRAHWEALADRQLEALVPHATPRFAQYRLPGRASWSGVVSDGLEGYARSFLLASFRIAGAGGEVDPRLVERYARGLAAGTDRGSGEAWPELTDRSQQMVEAASIAIGLHETRPWIWDTLDARVQERVVDWFSRFVGAQTWDNNWRLFQVVSEQFLASVGAPYRKADIEGGLDRIEDWYRGDGWYSDGDGRNYDYYNGWAMHLYPLLWARMAGPGGDGGRAEVYRERLGRFLTTYPHFFGGDGAPVHQGRSLTYRFAAAAPVWMGALANCTPLAPGLTRRLASGTARHFVERGVPDERGLLPLGWYGTFLPATQAYSGPASPYWASKGFLGLLLPADHPVWTERELPLPVEESDQYTALPAPGWLLHGTRHDGIVRLVNHGSDHNPLEGPAQDDPHYAKFGYSTATAPETAPRAWERTVDGHLALIAADGTPSRRLRIHPLTCEGRLASSRHDARLPGHDDPFPVVTTSALHGPWEIRAHRLRAPEGAAVREGGHAVADGTPPHAERGPGWALARTSAGLISAVVALHGWHEETGIAREVAANAYGPHSATPFLTLPQHPGGPGVHVTLVALSRDTVDPRALRASVTCAVDDDGVRVRVRVRFPDGTELEL